From the Naumovozyma dairenensis CBS 421 chromosome 10, complete genome genome, the window atgatttatgAAGTTGTTCTAGTTCTTGTTGTAAAGAAAACTCTACTGTAGATTTTGTCATAACATgtaatatcaataaatgAATACGAACGATTCTTTCGTTACAATCCACAGCTTCAGGACCGCAATAATTTTGGTATGTGAAATCTTGTCGTATTGATCTCATTCTATCCCATAAGAAACTTTCACTTTCAGGTAATGATGTCAGCAAATTATCTACGATATAATCTAAACTTTTCACCAGTACATGGGGAGGCCTCACATCTGAAGGTAGAGGTGGAGCCGCCGCTGCCGCAGGTCTAGCGAAAACTTTCAAAGCCTTTGTCTTCGACGCCTTCTTTGCAGTTGGATAATCCTTTTcataagaaaataatgcACGTTCTACTGTTCTTCTTGATCTTTCGAAAATGGGACACATATCTTCACAAGACCCTTGGAAAACAATTGCatcatttaaatctttAGCAAAATCAGCTTTATCCACTAACCCTTTAtcttccattatttttcgTTCTGTTTCACGCATTTTCTTCAACGTTTCATATAATTCAGTCACGTCATCTATGGATTCTTCTAATTGAgacattttcttttgattttcCCTATCCCATGGATCTTGAATGAATGGTCTTGGTTTCAAATCTGGTTGTTGAGTAATTAGGAACCTTGGGAGTTCTCGAGGTTTCCTTTTTTGTTGATGACTACGCTTGAACCCAAATGTTTCAGGGTTAGGTAATAGACTTCCTACTATAAaatcttgttcttttgaACTTTGATTCATTAGAAACTTCTTATGAGTTACCGTGGGaggattattattattattattgtcattGAGAGACTtgtttgttattattggagcatttttttgtttgaacGATTTCTTGAAGGTAGGTTTCGTCCCATTgcttttgaaatttgaccgattttgtttcttatttgTTATAGTTGGATCAGGTTTAGCGGCTAAGTTTTTGTAATTATTtacttcattattattaggaTTAACAAAAAAGTTGAAATTGGAAGACGGTGCCCCTGATCCAAATGAGCTCATAGGTTCCAAAAATGTATCCGTCGTTGCTCAATACGGCCTCACTGACTACGGGACGAATAGCTTGATTGACTTCAGATGTACTGGTGAAAGCCAAGTTGAACTGTTTTTATGCTTCTATCTTTGTAGAGCTGTCgtttcaaaatttcaaatgtcCATGTTctgatttttcatttcaaaGGTGAACTTGCCGAAGTTTTAGAAGTACATGAAGAGCAGGAAATCGACAAGATGAACAAGTTAGAAGAACGTTTCACGACGTATAACCTACGTATATAATGGCCTCGATGAGTTTATACAAGCTGCTTTGcttttttgaagaataataattaataaaatagaagatTGTTCATTAAATCTGGGTTCTATAAATATGTatacaaattttttataaagttTTCGTCAAATACAAGAGAGTATTTATTTAAACGTTTGGtattaatatatagatTCATTTGActttttattgttgttgtttaaTCATTAAGGTTTTggtttgtttctttttagtAGAGGGGAGGGGGTCAAAACTTGCTTAGATCAAGTTTCTTGCCAATAAGATTTCAGCGATTAAGACACCTGCACCAGCAGCACCGATGATGGTGTTATGAGACAAGACAACCATCTTGAAATCAAGGACTGGATCTTCTCTAATTCTACCGACAGAAACACCGTAACCAGCGTCTCTATTTCTGTCCAATCTTGGTTGTGGTCTATCATTTTGTTCCAGAACATGAATGGTTTGCTTTGGTGCAGAATGACAACCTAATTTGTAAGCATCACAAACATAATCTCTTAAACATTGTTTAACTTGATCCAGTGAGGGAGCTGGTTGATTCTTAAATCTCAAGGAGATACATTCAGTATGACCATCAGAGACAGCAACTCTATTACATTGAGCAGAtactttaatttcttctggAGTCAACAATTTAACATGACTCTTATCTTCAGCCATGGTACCCAAAATTTTCTTCGTTTCCCATTCCattttatcttcttcaccaCCAATATaaggaataatattatctaAGATATCAATACCTGGAACACCTGGAGAGAACCCAGCACCAGAAATGGCTTGTAAAGTGGTAGTAGTCAAAGCGTCAATAGGACCGAATTTTTCTACTAAAGGTTTCAAAGGAGCCACCAACCCGGCAGTGgaacaatttgaaatacAAACGATGAACCCTGGTCTCTTTTCTCCAGAAGCTTTAGCCTTTTCCAATTTGTTGGCAACAATATCTAAATGCTCTGGATTAACGATAGGAACTAACAATGGAACGTCTTGTTCTCTTCTATAGTTTTTAGCGTTAGAAACGACAGCGATACCAGCTTCAACgaattctttttcaatggCACCAGCGTAATCTGCATCTAATCCAGAGAAGACGATATCACAatctttaaagaattcaGATTTACATTCAGTGACGATGATATCTTCAGCCATGGTTGGCAATAAATCAGTTTGTTTCCAGTTGACAGCATcgatatattttttcccTGCTGATCTTGGAGAGGCACCAAGGACCTTCAATTCGAAGTTTGGATGGTCTGCTAATAATAGGATGAAACGTTGACCTACGGAACCTGTGGCACCTAGGACACCAGCgattttcttttgagcCATTTTTTACGTGTGGTTTATAGATTGGAGTTCctttttattaaaaattagATGGAATAAAATCTAACCTATATGTATCTTGAGATCTGTCACTCTGTCCTTTTGGCAAATACTCATCGAGAAAATgttgatatatttatgtATTTACTTAGTTACATAcgtatatgtatgtattatatgtaaatttttcactttttcGAAAAACTGTGGTTTAAGTTACTTTTTTCCGGAAAAAAATGagtcaaattttttttgttttggaTTTTATTCCGTCAACGGAGCCGAGAGAAGGCAGCAGccttttatatatatatagtgtGGTGTACGGTATATGACATTAATCACATGGTTAGGAGGTCTGGAGTCAAATTTGGAAAGTACTGACGAGGTGTCAATTATTGatcatttttttgtctGTCTGGGAAATAAATAGTCTTTCTCTCTTTTGTTGTCACACACGTACTATATTGATTGCCTTTTATTACAAGGTGCCGgaagaaattcaaatccGTAGGATCACATAGAATAGAATTGACAGGTTAGATTAAATATGGCCTCCCATAGTATTATAGTATTGTATATATGATATGCTTATCTTTTGGAGTAGTGTTGACTTGTcttatatatgtatatgtatagTACAAAAGCGAAGAAAGCTATTGTCTGGAAATCCGCCTCAATTATTCTTCATCGTCAACTTTATCACTTTCTTCATCGTCAACTTTATCACtttcttcatcgtcatcacCGAATGTCTTTTTGGTACCGCCAGTAGCACTTTTAGTAACGGATGTATgctttgttgttgttgttgttgttgattctTCCTGAAGAGAAGGCGTAGTAGTGTTTTCTATTAGGTTAGAAGGGGGTAAACCTTTGAAATCCCtttgtaatcttttcaattgagaTAAAGAACTGGACAAAGTAGTATCAATGCTAATCATAGCATCACCTGACGCGATTCCATCAGTACTGGTGGTTGTGACAGCGGCATCACCTAATGGTAGGGCATTGTTTTGTATGAGTGATTCCTTTTCTGTGATGAAATTGTTTAAGAAACTTAACACTTCTTCTTTGCTGACATGTTTGGGTTGATCTGTGGTATGTATG encodes:
- the RPA14 gene encoding DNA-directed RNA polymerase I subunit RPA14 (similar to Saccharomyces cerevisiae RPA14 (YDR156W); ancestral locus Anc_8.337) codes for the protein MFKGNRRGNFNTATPLNTPIVIHTTDQPKHVSKEEVLSFLNNFITEKESLIQNNALPLGDAAVTTTSTDGIASGDAMISIDTTLSSSLSQLKRLQRDFKGLPPSNLIENTTTPSLQEESTTTTTTKHTSVTKSATGGTKKTFGDDDEESDKVDDEESDKVDDEE
- the HOM2 gene encoding aspartate-semialdehyde dehydrogenase (similar to Saccharomyces cerevisiae HOM2 (YDR158W); ancestral locus Anc_8.338) — encoded protein: MAQKKIAGVLGATGSVGQRFILLLADHPNFELKVLGASPRSAGKKYIDAVNWKQTDLLPTMAEDIIVTECKSEFFKDCDIVFSGLDADYAGAIEKEFVEAGIAVVSNAKNYRREQDVPLLVPIVNPEHLDIVANKLEKAKASGEKRPGFIVCISNCSTAGLVAPLKPLVEKFGPIDALTTTTLQAISGAGFSPGVPGIDILDNIIPYIGGEEDKMEWETKKILGTMAEDKSHVKLLTPEEIKVSAQCNRVAVSDGHTECISLRFKNQPAPSLDQVKQCLRDYVCDAYKLGCHSAPKQTIHVLEQNDRPQPRLDRNRDAGYGVSVGRIREDPVLDFKMVVLSHNTIIGAAGAGVLIAEILLARNLI